GATATTGCCGCCGCGAATTTCTTCCGGGATGTGATCGACTTCGTTTTGTTGGTTGCCAAAATACGGCGTCGAGTTGTCGCGGATATCGTTGCGCACGAACGAGGTGAACGAGCGCAGCATGAAGTGCTCGTTGAAATGATGCTCGATCTCACCCTTGAAGAGCATGAACTCGCCGCGCTGATGCGCATTCGGATTGAGCGGCGATCCAAGCGCAATCGAAAACGTCGGCAGGCTTACGTTCGAGCGGATGTAGCGCGCAAAACCGCGGAACGTCGTCTTGTCGCTCAGGTGATAATCGAGCCTGAGCGATCCTGACAGGTTGTCTGAGTTATCGTTAACGAGACGGTAGCCCTCGGTCGAGAAGTATGAGATCGCCGCCGAGTAGCCGAGCTTCTCGTAGGACCCATTCAACGTCGCCTGCTGCAGCTCCGATGCGCGCGTGCCGCCTTCGGAAAGGAACGTTGCCTTGGCGGGACCCTCACCTTCCTGCGAAAGCACGTTCACTACGCCGCCGATCGCCTGCGAGCCATAGAGCGCGCCGCCCGCGCCGCGCAGCACTTCGATTCGATCGACGTTGTCCGTCGTCAGGTTCGCCATGTCGAAAGCGCCGGTGGTGCCGGTGTTAACTTCGACGCCATCGATCAGGATGAGCGTCTGCGAGGATGACGCGCCGCGAATCGACACGTCGCTTTCCGTTCCCGGCGATCCGAGCTGCGTGACGATTACGCCCGGAACCTCGCGCAACGCGTTCGCCGCCTGCTGGATCTTCTGATCGTTAATCTGCTTGTCGGTAACGACGCTGAGCGTGGTGCCGATATCGGCGAGCGGCTGCGCGATTCGCGTCGCCGTGACGACCAGCTGCGAGAGCTGCTTCTCGCCAGGCTTCGCCTGCGTGCTCGCTTTCTGACCGCCGCTGCTCTTCGAAGAGCCAACGGCTTTGCCTGCGGCTTTCGCATTGCCCGGTTGCGCGGGCGTTGTATTGCTCGCAGCGGGAGGATCGGCAAAAGCCCATCGTGCGCCCGCGCAAACAAGGAGTGAACCTAGAATAACTGCCAGAAATGATGATCGAGCCATGAACTCCTCCGCGTTCGTGCGCTTTCAACGCGGCGGAGTGATCGGGCGAAAAAAATCCGACCCCTCGCGGATGAGGAATCGGGTTTCGAGGGGCATCGCGCCCGCGCAACCCTCCCCGCGGAAGGCGACACCTAAAGCACGGCCGGTCTCCTGACTTGGGGATCATCCTCGGGTCCGCCTTCCCGCCGAAGCAGTGGCTTGATGGACCTTCGTCTCCCGTTACAGTTGCGGGGCAGCGCCGGATTCTCACCGGCTTCCCGTACACCGTGCGAGGCAATAGTTACGTTCAACCGCGCCATCAGTCAATGAGCAGCAAGCGACGCGCGAAATTTTCACGCGCAATCGCTATCGCGTATGCTGAATCGCGATGGCGAAAATCACACTGCTCACGGGCGGCGCACGCAGCGGCAAAAGCACGCGCGCTCTCGAGATCGCGGACGCCGCCGGCGCGGGTCGCCGCTTCTTTATCGCATCCGGCGAAGCGCTCGACGACGAGATGGCCGTGCGCATCGCGCGGCACAAGGAAAACCGCTCGAAGGAATTCGAAACCATCGAGGCGCCGCTCAAGGTCGCCGAAGCGATCGCATCGCTCGATGTTCCCGCCGCGATCGCGATTTTCGACTGCCTGACCTTGTGGGTTTCAAACTTGATGGGCAGCGGCGCAAGCGACGCGGAAATCCTGGGCGAAGCAGATCGACTCGCGAAGACGCTCACGGCTGCGCCGTTTCCAGTCGTGGTCGTCACCGACGAAGTCGGGATGGGGATCGTGCCCGACAACGCGATGAGCCGGCGCTATCGCGATCTGCTCGGATGGACGAATCAGAAAATCGCGGCCGCGGCCGACCAAGTGATCCTGATGGTCGCGGGTTGTTCGCTAAGAGTTAAGTAGCCGCGCTCACGCCGCCATCACGATCAGCGCAAGCACTTCGACCAGTTCGCCGCATGCGCCGATCAGATCGCCCGTCACGCCGCCGAGCCAGCTTCGATAGAACGCCCGCATCAGCATCGGCACGATCATCGCCGCAAAGGTCGCCGCGATCGTGCGCTCGGAAAGCACCAGTGCCAGTGCGATCGCCACTGTCAGCCCCGCGATAAAAGAACGGCGCGTGCTCCGCGAGCCAACGAGCGAAGTGCCTGCGCCGCCGGGTCTGACGTAATCGATTCCCGACGCGACCGAGATCATCGCCCAGCGCGCGAGACCCGGCACGAAAAAAAGCGCCGCATACCGGCGCCATCCGGCGAGTGTCGCCAGCGCGAGGAACTTCAGCGTAAGATCGAAGATCAGCGCGATCGCGCCGAAGCTGCCGATCCTGCTGTCGCGCAAAATTTCGAGCGCGCGCGTGCGATCGCCTCGCGCGCCGAGCGCGTCCGCCGTGTCTGCGAGCGCATCGAGATGAATCGCGCCGGTGATGAGCGTGAGCGAGAGCACATCGAGCACCGACCGCAGTGTCTGCCCCAGACGAATCGCGAGAAAGCGATCCTCGACACAGAGCGCGGCGCCGAGCACAAAACCCACCAGCGGAAACCACGCGAAGGACGCGGCAACGGTTTCCTCGGCAGCGCGCCTTTCGTCGAGGACCGGAACTATTGTCAGGAAGCTGAGAGCAAGCTGGAACTCTTGGCGGAAGCCGGCCCCCGGCGGAGCTGTCGTGCCGGCATGCGAGTCTTCGTCGTTCATCGCACTTTGCCCGATACGCCGGCCGCCGCGAAGGTCGCCATGTTGTGAAACAGGTCAAGCGCCGACTCGATCACGTTCATCGCAAGTGCCGCTCCGGTCCCCTCGCCCAGGCGCAGATCCAGATTGAGCACCGGCCGGACCCGCAGATGCTCAAGCACCAGCGCGTGGCCACCTTCGGCCGAGCGATGGCTGAAAATCAAATGGTCGGCGACGCGCGGGCAAATTTTGATCGCGGACGCGGCCGCTGCGGTCGAGATGAAACCGTTCACTACTACGGGTACGTTCGCCGCCGCGCCGCCGATGCAGAATCCTGCCAGCGCAGCGATCTCGAATCCGCCGAT
The sequence above is a segment of the Candidatus Binataceae bacterium genome. Coding sequences within it:
- a CDS encoding TonB-dependent receptor — translated: MARSSFLAVILGSLLVCAGARWAFADPPAASNTTPAQPGNAKAAGKAVGSSKSSGGQKASTQAKPGEKQLSQLVVTATRIAQPLADIGTTLSVVTDKQINDQKIQQAANALREVPGVIVTQLGSPGTESDVSIRGASSSQTLILIDGVEVNTGTTGAFDMANLTTDNVDRIEVLRGAGGALYGSQAIGGVVNVLSQEGEGPAKATFLSEGGTRASELQQATLNGSYEKLGYSAAISYFSTEGYRLVNDNSDNLSGSLRLDYHLSDKTTFRGFARYIRSNVSLPTFSIALGSPLNPNAHQRGEFMLFKGEIEHHFNEHFMLRSFTSFVRNDIRDNSTPYFGNQQNEVDHIPEEIRGGNIEGLITWFDSSRKFLGIDLEGFRTLLGFDFKDRWARSTSVFDDPVFGPPSISDFNARRQEYAGYLEQEGSFFDGHLLATGGFRVDGNSSFGDEESSSWSVAIPLPKFWTTLRGSYSEGFRAPSFDELYFPGFGNPNLSPEISSEYDGGFTTTFGEWGSLTSTYFSRRIHNEIVTIPTNIAPDFSTAGNAARVDTQGVEIVPAVTPMKGLSFSGYVTILDETHVDNSGSTAQPLRVPKYSAASVLQYQFPLGFLPRDRVTANVRYIFVGDRDDLNQEGMVQNLQAYNRVDAVASYAAGVPAWHVHNEEAFIKFTNMLDRSYFEAIGFRAPSFTFAGGIKLTFE
- the cobU gene encoding bifunctional adenosylcobinamide kinase/adenosylcobinamide-phosphate guanylyltransferase — its product is MAKITLLTGGARSGKSTRALEIADAAGAGRRFFIASGEALDDEMAVRIARHKENRSKEFETIEAPLKVAEAIASLDVPAAIAIFDCLTLWVSNLMGSGASDAEILGEADRLAKTLTAAPFPVVVVTDEVGMGIVPDNAMSRRYRDLLGWTNQKIAAAADQVILMVAGCSLRVK
- the cobS gene encoding adenosylcobinamide-GDP ribazoletransferase, coding for MNDEDSHAGTTAPPGAGFRQEFQLALSFLTIVPVLDERRAAEETVAASFAWFPLVGFVLGAALCVEDRFLAIRLGQTLRSVLDVLSLTLITGAIHLDALADTADALGARGDRTRALEILRDSRIGSFGAIALIFDLTLKFLALATLAGWRRYAALFFVPGLARWAMISVASGIDYVRPGGAGTSLVGSRSTRRSFIAGLTVAIALALVLSERTIAATFAAMIVPMLMRAFYRSWLGGVTGDLIGACGELVEVLALIVMAA